From Candidatus Amoebophilus asiaticus 5a2, the proteins below share one genomic window:
- the sppA gene encoding signal peptide peptidase SppA, which yields MKRFLKKILIIALGTMVGRFITIALIISLIIGIQKHTLKSTVPSRLTDKTVLRIVLHGRLVEEIHQPLLQVLTKEESHEIDILTIKNAIRSAQEDRYIAGIYLEVGELVAGWATLAELRGALQAFKATGKFIVAYGENYNSKSYYLASLADEIVLHPAGNFIFTGLKLTVLFYKQLLDKLDIAPQIFRVGRYKSAVEPFMQCSMSEASKEQNRVLLNNIYDHLIQTVAIHKNLDPSVLKSMANTLAITQPQEAYKAGLVTQVGYFNDIEALIRAKLKLAVATKINYIDFDTYHKNKQPHTKQHNNRIAVLIASGAIVDKEIGPNYITTSIFVRMLRKLREDPDVKAIVLRINSPGGSALASDTIWKELMLTRACKPIVASMSDIAASGGYYLAAGCDYILAHPTTITGSIGIYGLYFDVHALLKNKLGIVGDVVKTSPSADIFSPVRPFSEHEKNIIQQHIESGYDNFLDKVATGRQMKKVDVARLAEGRVWSGSLAKEHGLVDQLGGLELEA from the coding sequence ATGAAAAGATTCCTTAAGAAAATTCTAATTATTGCGCTCGGTACTATGGTAGGACGATTTATAACCATAGCTCTTATTATAAGCCTAATAATAGGCATACAAAAACATACACTTAAATCTACTGTTCCTAGTAGGTTAACTGACAAAACAGTTCTACGTATAGTGTTACATGGGCGATTGGTAGAAGAAATACATCAACCATTACTACAGGTCTTAACCAAAGAAGAATCACATGAAATCGATATTTTAACTATTAAAAATGCCATTCGTAGTGCACAGGAAGATAGGTATATAGCAGGTATTTATTTAGAAGTAGGCGAGTTGGTAGCAGGTTGGGCTACCTTGGCTGAATTAAGGGGTGCTTTACAAGCTTTTAAAGCTACAGGTAAGTTTATAGTTGCCTATGGAGAAAATTACAACTCTAAAAGTTACTATCTGGCTTCTTTAGCTGATGAAATAGTATTGCATCCTGCTGGAAATTTTATTTTTACAGGCCTTAAGTTGACTGTGCTATTTTATAAGCAGTTATTGGATAAGTTAGATATTGCTCCTCAGATATTTCGGGTAGGGCGTTATAAAAGTGCAGTAGAACCCTTTATGCAGTGTAGCATGAGTGAAGCTAGCAAAGAACAGAATCGTGTTTTGCTTAATAATATTTATGATCACCTTATTCAAACAGTAGCCATACATAAAAATTTAGATCCGTCTGTTCTTAAAAGTATGGCTAATACACTTGCTATTACACAACCTCAAGAAGCATATAAGGCTGGTTTAGTTACTCAGGTGGGTTATTTTAATGATATAGAAGCGTTGATTCGAGCTAAATTAAAACTAGCAGTGGCAACTAAAATTAATTATATAGATTTTGATACCTATCATAAAAATAAGCAACCGCATACGAAACAACATAATAATAGGATAGCTGTACTGATAGCTTCGGGTGCTATTGTAGATAAAGAAATAGGACCTAATTATATTACTACGAGCATCTTTGTAAGAATGTTGCGAAAATTAAGAGAAGATCCAGATGTAAAAGCTATTGTACTTAGAATTAACTCTCCGGGTGGAAGTGCATTAGCTTCAGACACCATCTGGAAAGAATTGATGCTAACTAGGGCATGTAAGCCTATAGTAGCTTCTATGTCAGATATAGCAGCCTCTGGGGGATACTATTTGGCTGCAGGTTGTGATTATATCTTAGCACATCCTACTACTATTACTGGCTCTATAGGTATCTATGGTCTTTATTTTGATGTTCATGCTTTACTGAAAAATAAATTAGGTATTGTTGGAGATGTTGTTAAAACGAGTCCTTCAGCAGATATTTTTAGTCCAGTAAGACCCTTTAGTGAACATGAAAAAAATATTATACAACAGCATATTGAAAGCGGCTATGACAATTTTTTAGATAAAGTTGCTACAGGACGACAAATGAAAAAAGTAGATGTTGCACGCCTAGCAGAGGGTAGGGTATGGTCAGGTAGCTTAGCTAAAGAGCATGGTTTAGTAGACCAACTTGGAGGCCTAGAATTGGAGGCCTAG
- a CDS encoding TrmH family RNA methyltransferase — protein sequence MLHLNDSGIFSKSKIKFIKSLCLKKYRLQENKFILEGAKNVKLLLESDYEINILVATSNFLHEYTNLLLNRNIEIFQVNEKELSALGTFQENNAALAVATIPDNTPFAIGEHQYGLVLDNISDPGNLGTIIRVADWYGIAGIICSTNTVELYNPKVLHASMGSFVNTKVYYTDLPTYLAQTNLPIIGTFTKGKNLHDPQTVWPSEGLIIIGNEAKGISETLLPYIHQKISIPKYGHAESLNAALATAIVCDNFIRAKNSLQ from the coding sequence ATGCTTCACTTGAATGATTCTGGAATTTTTTCTAAATCTAAGATAAAGTTTATAAAAAGTCTCTGTTTAAAGAAATATCGGCTACAAGAAAATAAATTTATACTTGAAGGTGCAAAAAATGTAAAGCTATTATTAGAGTCTGATTATGAAATTAACATACTAGTTGCAACTTCTAATTTTTTACATGAATATACAAACCTTCTATTAAATCGGAATATAGAAATCTTTCAAGTAAACGAAAAAGAGCTAAGTGCTTTAGGAACTTTCCAAGAAAACAATGCAGCTCTAGCAGTAGCTACTATTCCTGACAACACACCGTTTGCAATAGGTGAGCATCAATATGGATTAGTCTTAGATAATATCAGCGATCCTGGCAATCTAGGTACCATTATACGTGTCGCAGACTGGTACGGAATAGCTGGAATCATCTGCTCTACCAATACAGTAGAACTCTACAACCCTAAAGTTTTACATGCAAGTATGGGGTCATTTGTCAATACAAAGGTATATTACACAGATTTACCAACCTACCTTGCTCAAACAAACTTACCTATCATAGGGACTTTTACAAAAGGAAAAAACCTTCATGATCCTCAGACAGTATGGCCTTCAGAAGGCCTAATAATCATTGGTAACGAAGCTAAAGGCATTAGTGAAACACTGCTACCTTATATACATCAAAAAATTAGTATTCCTAAATATGGACATGCAGAATCCCTTAATGCAGCTTTAGCAACAGCTATAGTCTGTGATAATTTTATAAGAGCAAAAAACAGTTTACAATAA
- the tamL gene encoding translocation and assembly module lipoprotein TamL, translated as MKHRYYLYILISSSLLLQSCLGTRYLQKNEYLLADQYVIGNKKIKVGELDHYYLQHTNRKLLGIPFWLWIYELGRCNFNKKALKRKYKVVKLRYEKKLADAVSKPEELKQLEETKKRKLEDIEFLLKNGNWLMRVGERPIIYSPQKRISTENNLLQYLHTKGFFNASINSFTKRKGKRAYIIYHIQENQPFVIKDISLHSADPAIEKLLQPYEEQSLFKKGQNYDQDIIIAERTRIYDLLSDNGYWSFNKQYVAFNVDTTSNNQSVAIEIVVLLPTDGKPHPVYKLADIQLSISSTDTTDHSSEVDTYRGMSFKNTKQHFAPATIVGKIPLQLGQTYNKSDIVETHKRLASLGIFKNTHIGHEIIDSTHLKTNICTSLFDKFQLEQELGTEFTRVSFVPFYQLSFKSRNLLRKLETLTLKSQLGIEVDSFSTSDQQKAHYNEGNFHTAVELTLPQLLFPLPVPTRTNLNAYKPNTKVHLGYTFTKQVNYTKQSIKTLLSYLWYPNSATTVELIPVSVGLADFKLNPAFNKQLNENKKRKYKPGLITYGSVKLTFKKDDECKKYYSCLETMLESGGALQNLIDFKGLFGNYLEYYKYLKADLAYREHIPLYPGTIFAYQLYTGILYPYSDHQLAPEDKYYFIGGPNSIRAWNSRGLGPGSCRANGTQQEFIEDRGGEFILQANLELRQKLIGFIESAFFIDVGNVWMLSKSDSPGDNFELTRFYKEIAIGTGVGLRLNFNFLVLRFDLGFKVYDPSLRLEDRIFPESMLQPRLNIGLGYPF; from the coding sequence GTGAAGCATAGATATTATTTATATATACTGATCAGCAGTAGTTTACTATTACAAAGTTGTTTGGGTACACGTTACTTGCAAAAGAATGAATATTTGCTGGCAGATCAATACGTTATAGGCAATAAAAAAATTAAAGTAGGAGAATTAGATCATTACTATTTACAACATACCAATCGTAAATTGTTAGGTATCCCTTTCTGGTTATGGATTTATGAGTTAGGTAGGTGTAATTTTAATAAGAAAGCGCTTAAGAGAAAGTATAAGGTGGTAAAATTGAGGTATGAAAAAAAGCTAGCAGATGCGGTTAGTAAACCAGAAGAACTAAAACAATTAGAAGAAACCAAAAAGAGAAAGCTTGAAGATATTGAATTTTTGCTTAAGAATGGAAATTGGTTGATGAGGGTGGGAGAGCGGCCTATTATATATAGCCCACAGAAACGTATATCTACTGAGAATAATCTCTTACAATACCTTCATACTAAAGGTTTTTTTAATGCAAGTATAAATAGTTTTACAAAAAGAAAAGGTAAAAGGGCTTATATTATTTATCATATACAGGAAAACCAACCCTTTGTAATTAAAGATATTAGTCTTCATTCAGCAGACCCTGCTATAGAAAAACTATTACAGCCTTATGAAGAACAAAGTTTATTTAAAAAGGGACAAAATTATGATCAGGATATTATAATTGCTGAAAGAACAAGGATCTATGATTTACTATCAGATAATGGCTATTGGAGCTTTAATAAACAGTATGTGGCTTTTAATGTGGATACTACCAGCAACAACCAATCTGTAGCCATAGAAATAGTTGTTCTGTTGCCTACAGATGGTAAACCACATCCAGTATATAAGTTAGCTGATATCCAGTTATCTATATCCTCTACTGATACTACTGACCATAGTTCAGAAGTAGATACTTATAGGGGTATGAGTTTTAAAAACACAAAACAACATTTTGCCCCTGCTACAATAGTTGGTAAGATTCCTTTGCAGTTAGGGCAAACTTATAATAAAAGTGATATCGTTGAGACTCATAAAAGGCTGGCAAGCTTAGGTATATTTAAAAATACACATATAGGACATGAAATCATAGATAGTACACATTTAAAGACTAACATTTGTACAAGCTTATTCGATAAATTTCAGCTTGAACAAGAATTAGGTACAGAATTTACAAGAGTATCTTTTGTGCCTTTTTATCAATTATCGTTTAAGAGTAGAAATTTATTAAGAAAACTAGAAACACTTACTTTAAAGTCTCAACTTGGTATAGAAGTTGATTCCTTTTCTACTTCAGATCAACAAAAAGCCCACTATAATGAGGGAAACTTTCATACAGCCGTGGAGCTTACTTTGCCACAGCTTTTGTTTCCGCTTCCAGTTCCGACAAGGACTAATTTAAATGCCTATAAACCTAATACTAAGGTACATTTGGGTTATACCTTTACTAAGCAGGTTAACTATACTAAGCAGAGTATAAAAACCTTATTATCGTATTTATGGTATCCTAATTCAGCAACTACAGTTGAACTTATACCAGTTAGTGTTGGCTTAGCAGATTTTAAATTGAACCCTGCATTTAACAAACAACTAAATGAGAATAAAAAGAGAAAGTATAAGCCTGGCCTAATTACTTACGGTAGTGTAAAGCTTACTTTTAAAAAGGACGATGAGTGCAAAAAATACTACTCTTGCTTAGAAACAATGCTAGAAAGTGGAGGTGCCTTACAAAATTTAATAGATTTTAAAGGATTATTTGGTAATTATCTAGAGTACTATAAGTATTTAAAAGCTGACTTGGCTTATAGAGAACATATACCTCTATATCCTGGTACTATTTTTGCTTATCAATTATATACGGGGATTTTATATCCTTATAGCGACCATCAATTAGCACCAGAGGATAAATATTATTTTATAGGTGGGCCTAATAGCATAAGGGCTTGGAATTCAAGAGGTCTAGGTCCAGGTTCTTGCCGCGCTAATGGCACCCAACAAGAATTTATAGAAGATAGAGGCGGCGAGTTTATTTTGCAAGCTAACCTAGAACTTAGACAAAAGCTCATAGGGTTTATAGAATCAGCATTTTTTATAGATGTGGGAAATGTATGGATGTTAAGTAAAAGCGATAGTCCAGGTGATAATTTTGAATTAACAAGATTTTATAAAGAAATTGCTATAGGTACAGGCGTAGGCTTACGTTTAAATTTTAATTTTCTAGTATTGCGTTTCGATTTAGGATTTAAAGTATATGATCCATCACTACGCTTAGAAGATCGTATTTTTCCAGAAAGCATGCTGCAGCCTCGACTTAATATTGGATTAGGTTATCCTTTTTAA
- a CDS encoding TIGR02757 family protein: MQFTDISMLKEFLDEQVMRYNCSTFIEEDPIVIPHAYTNPLDIEIAAFFVAILAWGKRKIIIDKGKQLLNMMDNTPYDFIINHQEKDLRPFLYFKHRTFNAIDTLYFIHFLKQHYQKHATLETAFTINLSPEANTIEEGLIHFHHLFFSLPHAPIRTRKHVATPARNAACKRINMFLRWMVRKDNKGVDFGLWKTIKPHQLVCPFDVHVARVSRKLSLIKRKTIDWQAALELTQNLKLLSSEDPIKYDFALFGLGRYASF; the protein is encoded by the coding sequence ATGCAATTTACCGACATTAGTATGCTTAAAGAATTTCTGGATGAACAAGTCATGCGCTATAACTGTTCTACTTTTATCGAAGAAGACCCTATTGTAATTCCACATGCTTATACCAATCCTTTAGATATTGAGATAGCGGCTTTTTTTGTAGCTATTTTAGCATGGGGTAAAAGAAAAATTATTATTGATAAAGGCAAACAGCTTTTAAACATGATGGATAATACACCCTATGACTTTATAATAAACCACCAAGAAAAAGATTTGCGACCTTTTTTATATTTTAAACACCGGACTTTTAATGCTATAGATACCTTATATTTTATTCATTTTCTAAAACAGCACTATCAAAAGCACGCTACATTAGAAACAGCTTTTACAATAAACCTATCACCTGAGGCAAATACTATAGAAGAAGGATTAATACATTTTCACCATTTATTTTTTAGTTTACCCCATGCACCCATACGTACACGCAAGCATGTAGCTACTCCTGCACGAAATGCAGCTTGTAAGCGAATTAATATGTTTTTACGCTGGATGGTACGAAAAGATAACAAAGGAGTAGATTTTGGCTTATGGAAAACCATTAAACCTCACCAGCTTGTTTGCCCTTTCGATGTACACGTAGCCCGTGTAAGTAGAAAACTAAGCCTTATAAAAAGAAAAACTATAGATTGGCAAGCAGCATTAGAACTTACACAAAATTTAAAGCTATTATCATCCGAAGATCCTATAAAATATGATTTTGCACTTTTTGGATTAGGTAGGTATGCTTCTTTTTAA
- a CDS encoding NADH-quinone oxidoreductase subunit D has protein sequence MGKHIQYQGGNFKNTAPTKYQPTDLKVEEVLINIGPQHPATHGILRLEVILDGEIVVDVVPHLGYLHRCFEKHAATLPYNQTIPFVDRLDYLAAMNSEHAFAMGVEHMLGLTGKLPRRVEYIRVLMAELNRLASHFMAIGTYGIDLGAFTSFLWLMRDREYILRLFEWASGARMLYNYIWIGGLYYDLPVGFEERCLEFITYLKPKLEEINQLLIDNTLFIKRTANVGVLPLATAINHGVSGPILRASGLRLDLRRIDGYSIYPELSFDIPIGEGLMGHVGDCWDRTWVKFQECKESIKITEQCLVRLTSDLKRTADFNPQKMVPKKVRTKAQDCYIRAENPRGELGFFFRASDNGDKPIRCKARSSSFSNLSVISSIAKGQVLADLIAIIGSIDIVLGEIDR, from the coding sequence ATGGGCAAGCATATACAATATCAGGGAGGCAACTTTAAGAATACAGCTCCAACTAAATACCAACCCACAGATTTAAAAGTAGAAGAGGTATTAATTAATATAGGACCCCAGCACCCTGCTACCCATGGTATACTACGGTTAGAAGTTATTTTAGATGGAGAAATAGTAGTAGATGTTGTTCCTCACCTAGGGTATTTACACCGCTGCTTTGAAAAACATGCTGCTACCTTACCGTATAACCAAACTATTCCTTTTGTAGATAGGTTAGATTATTTGGCAGCAATGAACTCCGAACATGCTTTTGCAATGGGAGTGGAACACATGTTGGGTTTAACTGGCAAACTACCACGTCGGGTAGAATATATTCGCGTACTTATGGCAGAACTTAATCGGTTGGCTTCACATTTTATGGCTATTGGTACCTATGGAATAGACTTGGGAGCTTTCACATCCTTTTTATGGCTGATGCGCGATAGAGAATATATCTTAAGGTTATTTGAATGGGCTTCTGGTGCACGTATGCTATATAATTATATATGGATTGGAGGACTATATTATGACTTACCTGTAGGCTTTGAAGAACGTTGTTTAGAGTTCATAACATACTTAAAGCCTAAGTTAGAAGAAATAAATCAGTTGCTTATTGATAATACTTTATTTATCAAGCGTACTGCCAATGTGGGTGTACTCCCTTTGGCAACTGCAATCAACCATGGTGTATCAGGACCCATATTAAGAGCTTCTGGCCTTAGGCTTGATTTAAGGCGGATAGATGGCTATTCCATTTATCCGGAACTATCTTTTGATATTCCTATAGGCGAAGGGTTAATGGGCCACGTAGGCGATTGTTGGGATAGGACATGGGTAAAGTTTCAAGAATGCAAAGAATCAATTAAAATAACTGAGCAATGCTTAGTACGACTGACTTCTGATTTAAAACGTACTGCAGATTTTAACCCACAAAAAATGGTGCCTAAAAAAGTACGTACTAAAGCACAAGACTGCTATATAAGAGCAGAAAACCCACGTGGTGAATTAGGATTCTTTTTTAGAGCTTCTGATAATGGAGATAAACCCATACGCTGCAAAGCACGCTCATCGAGTTTTTCTAACCTGTCTGTAATATCTTCGATTGCCAAAGGGCAAGTATTAGCTGACTTAATAGCCATTATAGGCTCTATTGATATAGTATTAGGAGAAATAGACCGATAA
- a CDS encoding Lrp/AsnC family transcriptional regulator, translated as MTPKLDKVDYSILAKIQNNAKITNLQLAETIGLSPASTLERVKRLETQGIIKSYHARLNRYKLALHVHFWLQVCLHNLTHESIQSFKQDIEQIPEVIACYQVTGETDFLLSVLSTDLISYQGILSSKLSEIKVIKSIRTMTVLSTLKETGIPIIPPHHSHSRS; from the coding sequence ATGACACCTAAATTAGATAAAGTAGACTATAGCATATTAGCGAAAATCCAAAATAATGCTAAAATTACTAACCTACAGTTAGCCGAAACTATCGGACTATCTCCTGCTTCAACCTTAGAACGTGTCAAGCGACTAGAGACCCAAGGTATTATTAAAAGTTATCATGCACGATTAAATAGATACAAATTAGCATTACATGTACATTTCTGGCTACAAGTCTGTTTGCATAACCTAACCCACGAAAGCATACAAAGCTTTAAGCAAGATATTGAACAAATACCCGAAGTAATAGCATGTTATCAAGTGACAGGAGAAACAGATTTTCTGCTTAGTGTACTCAGTACTGACTTAATTAGCTACCAAGGAATACTTTCTAGTAAACTAAGTGAAATTAAAGTCATTAAGTCGATTAGGACAATGACTGTATTATCCACGCTTAAAGAAACTGGAATCCCCATTATTCCACCACATCATTCTCACAGTCGCTCTTAG
- a CDS encoding DUF1284 domain-containing protein, producing MLTFRPHHFLCTIGFQGLGYSPAFVENYKHIVNLLQTPKGDQTTIQVVKDTDAICNPCPHKRQQLCHYQAKIDKLDQAHSQALDIQPNDQITWGQAKQKIAQRISLKVFHEICAPCSWKNLGVCEQALIQLHHQFNPTKSN from the coding sequence ATGCTTACTTTTCGGCCACATCACTTTTTATGTACTATAGGATTTCAAGGTCTAGGATATTCTCCTGCCTTTGTAGAAAATTACAAACATATTGTAAACTTACTACAAACACCTAAGGGAGACCAGACTACTATTCAAGTAGTAAAAGACACAGATGCCATTTGTAACCCTTGCCCACATAAAAGGCAACAGCTATGTCATTATCAAGCGAAAATAGATAAATTAGACCAGGCTCATAGCCAAGCATTAGACATCCAGCCAAACGACCAGATTACATGGGGCCAAGCTAAGCAAAAGATAGCTCAGAGAATATCTTTAAAAGTGTTTCATGAAATATGTGCTCCTTGTTCTTGGAAAAACTTGGGAGTGTGCGAGCAAGCTTTAATTCAATTACATCATCAATTTAACCCAACAAAAAGTAATTGA
- a CDS encoding ComEA family DNA-binding protein → MFIITSLLNWVKRQIRDQFGFSKAETNGVLILLIILLCLLATPHMLRRYYNNKIYIDTNAADIELSDSTLALLESQRINNKPFCKQQDATTKPHYKKQATILKNIKSFDINTTDTQQLQSLPGIGNKRATRIIKYRDKLGGFVRKEQYQDIYGLDSLSISSMFQYTYIATNFQPKRININQASFKILVAHPYLSYEKVQLIVNYRTKKGRFDYIENLLELNILEKDVFEKLKPYLTV, encoded by the coding sequence ATGTTCATTATCACTAGTCTACTTAACTGGGTCAAGCGGCAAATAAGAGATCAATTTGGTTTTTCGAAAGCAGAAACAAATGGAGTGTTAATATTGTTAATAATATTATTATGCTTGCTAGCCACGCCACATATGCTCAGAAGGTATTATAATAACAAGATTTATATAGACACCAATGCTGCAGACATCGAATTATCAGATAGCACTTTAGCATTACTTGAAAGTCAGAGAATTAACAATAAACCTTTTTGTAAGCAACAAGACGCCACTACTAAGCCACATTATAAAAAGCAAGCTACAATACTGAAGAATATAAAGTCTTTTGATATTAATACAACTGATACACAACAACTACAATCCTTACCAGGTATAGGCAATAAAAGAGCTACTAGAATTATAAAATACAGAGATAAATTAGGTGGATTTGTTCGGAAAGAACAGTACCAGGATATATATGGACTAGATTCCTTGTCCATCTCCAGCATGTTTCAATACACTTATATTGCTACTAACTTTCAGCCAAAGAGAATTAATATTAACCAAGCGAGCTTTAAAATCTTGGTAGCACACCCTTATTTATCCTATGAAAAAGTACAATTAATAGTAAACTATCGCACTAAAAAAGGTAGGTTTGATTATATAGAAAATTTATTAGAATTGAATATTCTCGAAAAAGATGTTTTCGAAAAACTAAAACCTTACTTAACAGTTTAG
- a CDS encoding RluA family pseudouridine synthase codes for MIEDLNIEIQDTLFEHHSITVDPGQKPYRIDKFLIDRLPNTSRNKIQLAIDNQFILVNGIPTKANYKIRPYDKIQIVLPNPPRNNELIPENIPLDIVYEDEALMVVHKPAGMVVHPGYNNWTGTLVNALIYYFDNLPTAPNNIGRPGLVHRIDKDTSGLLVVAKTEASLIALAKQFYDHSIARTYYALIWGEPETETGTIDINLDRSLQDRRIVAPYTNPEKGKRAVTHYQVVERLRYVSLVKCTLETGRTHQIRAHMKHMGHPIFADAAYGGHEIVKGEQFSKYKSFVENCFQIMPRQALHAYSLGFIHPTTQENMYFESPLPTDFQTVLNRWSKYVHYH; via the coding sequence GTGATAGAAGACCTTAACATAGAAATTCAAGATACCCTGTTTGAACACCATAGCATTACGGTAGATCCAGGACAAAAACCTTATCGTATTGATAAGTTTCTAATAGATCGCCTTCCTAATACGAGCCGCAATAAAATTCAACTAGCCATCGACAATCAATTTATTTTAGTTAATGGCATTCCTACTAAAGCTAATTATAAAATTAGGCCGTATGATAAAATACAGATAGTACTGCCTAACCCACCTCGTAACAATGAACTAATACCAGAAAATATTCCATTGGATATCGTATATGAGGATGAAGCACTTATGGTAGTACATAAACCGGCTGGCATGGTTGTACACCCAGGGTACAACAACTGGACAGGCACATTAGTGAATGCACTCATTTATTATTTCGATAATCTTCCTACTGCACCCAATAATATAGGTAGGCCAGGACTTGTACATCGTATTGATAAAGATACTTCTGGACTATTGGTTGTTGCTAAGACAGAAGCTAGTCTTATTGCACTAGCTAAACAATTTTATGATCATTCTATAGCAAGAACCTACTATGCATTAATTTGGGGAGAGCCTGAAACAGAAACAGGCACTATCGATATCAACCTAGATAGAAGCTTACAAGATAGGCGTATTGTAGCTCCTTATACCAATCCCGAAAAAGGTAAACGTGCTGTCACTCACTACCAAGTTGTGGAAAGGCTACGATATGTATCGTTAGTAAAATGTACGCTAGAAACAGGACGTACTCATCAGATTAGAGCTCACATGAAACACATGGGCCATCCTATTTTTGCAGATGCTGCTTATGGTGGGCATGAGATTGTAAAAGGGGAACAATTTTCAAAATATAAGAGTTTTGTAGAAAACTGCTTTCAGATAATGCCTAGGCAAGCTTTGCATGCTTACTCATTAGGTTTTATACATCCTACTACTCAAGAAAACATGTATTTTGAGTCACCTCTTCCTACAGACTTTCAAACTGTTTTAAACAGATGGAGTAAATATGTTCATTATCACTAG
- a CDS encoding IS5-like element ISCaa6 family transposase codes for MHLTYTRISKYPYNFRRITGLRLETFDKLVQKVRPLFEKLEASKLRHGRRSHLPTLEDKLLCVLVYYRTYISHVFLGYLFNLHNANICRLLRKMEPLLAKKISIKKDRSLTSEKVLRILADVSEQPTQRPSKKQKKSYSGKKKRHTIKTEIVIREDGRILSVSKSHKGRVHDFKIRKGEKPLPKESLKLADSGYQGWQKLQSNVMIPYKKSRKRPLTKEQKDHNRKLASIRMKVEHKIREIKVFKIMAEVYRNFQKKYNLRFNIISGLINFKYAF; via the coding sequence ATGCATTTAACCTACACCAGAATAAGCAAGTACCCATACAATTTTAGAAGAATAACTGGATTGAGGCTAGAAACATTTGATAAATTAGTTCAAAAAGTAAGGCCTCTCTTTGAAAAGTTAGAAGCGAGCAAGCTGCGCCATGGACGTCGGAGCCATTTACCTACCTTAGAGGATAAACTGCTCTGTGTTTTGGTATATTACCGCACCTATATTAGCCATGTATTTCTAGGCTACTTATTTAACTTACACAACGCTAACATATGCCGCTTGCTAAGAAAAATGGAGCCCTTACTAGCTAAGAAAATTAGCATTAAAAAAGATCGCAGCTTAACCTCAGAAAAGGTATTGCGCATATTAGCAGATGTAAGTGAACAGCCTACGCAAAGACCTAGTAAAAAGCAAAAGAAATCTTATTCAGGCAAGAAAAAGAGACATACCATAAAAACAGAGATAGTCATCAGAGAAGATGGGAGAATACTGTCTGTCTCCAAATCACATAAAGGAAGAGTGCATGACTTTAAAATCCGTAAAGGAGAAAAACCCTTACCTAAAGAAAGCTTAAAGCTGGCAGATAGTGGTTATCAAGGCTGGCAAAAGCTACAGAGCAATGTAATGATACCCTACAAAAAGAGCCGTAAGCGGCCATTAACCAAAGAGCAAAAAGACCATAACAGAAAGCTAGCCTCCATACGCATGAAGGTAGAGCATAAGATAAGAGAGATCAAGGTATTTAAAATTATGGCAGAGGTATACAGGAATTTTCAGAAAAAATATAACCTTCGCTTTAACATTATATCCGGGCTTATAAACTTCAAGTACGCTTTTTAA